GGCGGAGGAGAACTCGGTGGAGCTGATGTTGTGGGTGAGGTCGGTGGGGGCGGGGCCGCGGAAGTCAGGGGTGTTGCCTAGGTCGAGGTGGGGGAGTTCGACGCGGAGGAAGTCTGAGGGGAGGTCGCTGAGGTTTTCTATGGAGTGGCGCTCGAGGATGCCTCGGCTGATGCGGTAGGCTCCGAGATGCGTGGGCGGGCGGGTGATGGTTTCGGGCGGGTTCTCGTGGATGATGTTTACGGGGCCGGAGTTGTTGAGGTAGACGTAGACGGTGGAGGTGGCGGGGTGGTCGTGGACGGGGACTTTCTCGTGGGGGCCGTAGTGGACGCGGATGACGTTGAAGGTTTGGTTGGTGAGGATGGTCTGGTAGTTGGGTGGGAGTGGTTGTTGGGCTGGGGTGGTTAGGGTTAGGGAGAGGAGCAGGGGGAGAAGGGTTTTCAATCTGGGCCTCCTGGGGTTGTGATGCTTGGGGCTATTGGCGCCTATGAGAAGGCAGCAGCAGGCTTTTCACCGTGTTCGACTACGCTCAGGGTGCTGAATGAGAAGCAAATGGGCGAAGGCAAAGGCAACCGCAGATCCCCTTCGGGGATGACAACAAGAACTGCAACGACAACTGCAACGACAACTGCAAATACGGGGATCCTTCACTGCGTTCAGGATGACGGCTCTTTAAGATGGTTCGCTGCATTTTGGATGACGACCTTTGTTCAGGATGATGGCCTTTGTTCAAGATGACGGCCTTTGTTTAGGATGACGGCCTTTGTTTAGAATGATGGCCTTTGAAGTGGTTGCGTTTGCGTTAGTAGCGGGGGATGGTGGGGTCGATGGAGCGGGACCAGCCGTCGATGCCACCGGCGAGAGACTGAACGTGGTCGAAGCCTTGATTACGCAGCCACATGGTGACGCTGAGGGAGCGGGCTCCGTGATGACAGAGGACGACGATGGGGGCGTCGGGATCGAGCTCGGTGTGGGCGCGGGAGGGGATATCGCCCATGGGAATGAGGGTGGAGTCGGGGAGGTGAGCGGTTTGGTACTCCCAGGGCTCGCGGACGTCCAACAGGAGGGGGGCATTGGGCTGCTGGCGGAGCATGGAGAAGGCTTCTGCGGTAATTTCGGGCTCTAGCATGATTTCAAGGATATCCTTAGAGATGGCATTAGGAGAGATGGCATCAGGCACAGGGTTCCGCGCCTGGCTTTGACGAGAGTTGGGGCGAGGCTTGGGCGAGAGCCGGGTTAATGCCGGCGGTTCGGCGGAGTGTGCCGGGCTGGGTATGTTGTTGGGGATGCGGTTGAGCAGGGTGCATCCTGAGAGTGCTCACGAATTTCATTATGGACGGTGGCTGCCTTGGAGACTGTCTTGGGTTCTGCGAACGGTTTTGGTTTGGAGAGTGTATTGGAGAAGGTACTGATTGTTGAAGACGAGGTCCACGCTCGGAGTGGCCTTACGGAGTTGATTGAGAGCTGGGGCTACAGGGCTGAGTGTGCTGCGGATGGGATGGAGGGTCTGGAGAAGGCGGTGGCGTGGGCTCCAGCGATTATTGTGACCGACCTGAAGATGCCGCGGATGGATGGGATGGAGCTGCTGAGCCGGATTGGCGAGCTGCCACAGAGGATTGCGGTGGTGATGCTGACGGCGCAGGGGTCGATTGAGTCGGCTGTGGATGCGATGCGGATGGGGGCGTACGACTATATTCCGAAGCCGGTGGACCCGGTTCGGCTGAAGACGATTCTGCATAATGCGAGCCGTCAGCGCGAGGCTGATGCAGAGCTCGAGGCAACGGGTCGGCAGCTGAGGGATACGGGCGTGCTGGGGCCGATGGTGGGGTCGTCGCCGCAGATGGTCGATATCTTTGCGATGATTGAGAGGATTGCTCCGTCGAATGTGTCGGTGCTGGTGACGGGGGAGAGCGGGACCGGCAAAGAGCTGGTGGCGCGGGCGCTGCATGACCTGAGTGCGCGGAGGCTGAAGCCTTTTGTTGCGGTGAACTGCGCGGCGATTCCGGAGACGCTGATCGAGAGCGAGATCTTCGGGCATGAGAAGGGCGCGTTTACCGGGGCGCTGGAGCGAAGGGCTGGATGCTTTGAGTTGGCAGAGGAGGGGACGCTGCTGCTCGATGAGATTGGCGAGATGCCTATGGCGACGCAGGCAAAGCTGCTGCGGGTGCTGGAGGATCGGAAGCTAAGACGGCTGGGCAGCAAGATTGAGACGCCGGTGGATGTACGGGTGGTGGCGGCGACGAATAAGGATCCGGAGAAGGCTGTGGCGAGTGGGGAGTTGCGTGGGGACCTTTACTATCGGCTGAATGTTTTTAATATTCAGATGCCTCCGCTGCGCGATCACCTGATGGATGTGTCGGCGATTGCGGAGAAGATGATCGACGATATGAACGAGCGGCATCACTGCACGGTGGCGGGGTTGAAGGACTCGCTGATGATCCGGCTGGAGGGATATAACTGGCCGGGCAATGTGCGGGAGCTGCGCAACACGATTGAGAGGGCGGTGATTCTGGCGGGGTCGGGGATGCTGGGGATTGAACATCTGCCGCCGCACTTTGGGGAACCGGGATTTGCTCCTCCGCCGAATCGCGTGGCCGGCGTGGAGGCTGCGGTTGTCGCAGCTGCGCAGGCGGCTCAGTTTGAGGATGGACAGCGGCGATTGGATGAGTCGAACTCGGTGCGGGTGGAGGTGGGGACGACGGTGGATGAGGCAGAACGGCAGCTGATTCTGAAGACGCTGGTGGCGACGCATAACAACAAGACGAAGGCTGCGGAGATTCTGGGGATCAGTTCGAAGACGCTGCAGAATAAGCTGAAGGAATATTCGAACGCTGCTGTGACGGAGTAACGATGCGGCTGAAGACGAAGCTGGTGCTGTCGGCAACGGGGCTGACGTTTGCGATCGTGCTGGTGCTTTCGGCACTGTTCTTGAGCGAGCTGCTGCGGCAGAGGATCGAGCAGACGGCTGCGGCGAATGATGTGCTGGTGCACGAGGTCTGGCTGGAGATGCGGAAGGCGGTGGAGACGGGGCTGCGGGCGAATCCGCCGGTGGACCGGAGCGACGAGGCGCTGCATCGGGCGGTGGTGGACGCGCTGAGGAGCGAGACGGCGCTGATGCAGGTGATGAATACGATTGTGCGCTACTCGCCTACGGTTCAGGATGTGAGCGTAACGGATGCGCATGGGCTGACGCTGTTGAGTACGGACCCGGATGCAGTGGATCAGCCGGCGGTGTTCCGGTTCAGCCTGGCGAGTGTTCAGAATGGGCCGATCTCGCGGCAGATGCGGGTGGTGTTCGGCAAGCCGCGGGTATTGGATATCTCGCAGTCGCTGGAGCGGAATGGGGCGCCGTTTCTGGTGGTGCATGTTGGGGTGCGGTCGACGTTTTTGAAGAATGCATATGAGCCGTGGCTGCTGGATGCACTGATCTTTGCTGCGCTGGCGGCACTGGCGGCGATGTTGTCGGCGGGGCTGCTGGCGAATGTGGCGCTGCGTCCGCTGGAGTCGATCAGCGCGCGGCTTGAGAGCTTGACGAAGGCGGGCGGCGCGATTCCGGAGAGGATGCTGGAAAGCCGAAATACTCGAAGCGATGCGGTGGTTCGGGTGACGAAGACGCTGGACCGGCTGGGAGAGCAGATGCGTACGCAGGAGGCCGGGTATACGGCGCTGCAGGCGAATCTGAACCAGATGCTGGATACGTTGCGTGACGGCGTGCTGCTGTTTACGGCAGATCGGCGGGCGGTGATGGTGTCGGATGCGGTGGCTTATTTTCTGGGTGCTCCGTTGAACCAGGATCACGAAAAGCTGGTGGGGATGCGGCTGGAAGAGATCTTTGCGCCGGATAGCGTGCTGGGAGAGGCGGTGCTCGAAGCGTTTGCGGAGGGCGGCCAGGTGAGTGCGCAGGCGTTGACGTTGGAGGATGGGCGGCAGGTGCAGTTCTCGCTGGACCGGATCTCGGGCCAGATCGATGAGGAACTGGCAGGGGCGGGGAGTGTGGCGACGCTGCTGACGCTGCGGGATATGGAGTCGGTGGCGCAGCTGGGGCAGGAGTTGGAGGTGGCGCGGAGGCTGGCGGCGATTGGAAGGCTGACGGCTGGGGTGGGGCATGAGGTGAAGAACCCGATCAACGCGATGGTGCTGCACCTGGAGCTGCTGCGCGGGAAGCTGGCGCCGGGCGGTGCGGAGGCGTTTGGCGGGGCGCAGCGGCATGTGGAGATTTTGTCGGGAGAGATGCAGCGGCTGGACAGGGTGGTGCAGACGCTGGCAGACTTTTCGCGGCCGATGGAGCTGCATTTGAAGGAGCAGGACCTGCGCCAAGTGGTGGAGGTGGTAATGGAGCTGACTGCTGCCGAGATGCAGGAGAATAGGGTGCAGGTGATGGTGGATGGTCCGCGCGAGCCGTTGATGGTGAGAGTGGATGCGCAGCTGATGCAGCAGGCGCTGCTAAACCTTTTGCTGAATGGGATGCAGGCGATGCCCGAGGGCGGGGCGATGGTGGTGCGAATGCGGCGGGACCACCAGATGGCGGTGGTTGAGGTGATTGACGAA
The nucleotide sequence above comes from Tunturibacter empetritectus. Encoded proteins:
- a CDS encoding rhodanese-like domain-containing protein, with product MLEPEITAEAFSMLRQQPNAPLLLDVREPWEYQTAHLPDSTLIPMGDIPSRAHTELDPDAPIVVLCHHGARSLSVTMWLRNQGFDHVQSLAGGIDGWSRSIDPTIPRY
- a CDS encoding sigma-54-dependent transcriptional regulator — encoded protein: MEKVLIVEDEVHARSGLTELIESWGYRAECAADGMEGLEKAVAWAPAIIVTDLKMPRMDGMELLSRIGELPQRIAVVMLTAQGSIESAVDAMRMGAYDYIPKPVDPVRLKTILHNASRQREADAELEATGRQLRDTGVLGPMVGSSPQMVDIFAMIERIAPSNVSVLVTGESGTGKELVARALHDLSARRLKPFVAVNCAAIPETLIESEIFGHEKGAFTGALERRAGCFELAEEGTLLLDEIGEMPMATQAKLLRVLEDRKLRRLGSKIETPVDVRVVAATNKDPEKAVASGELRGDLYYRLNVFNIQMPPLRDHLMDVSAIAEKMIDDMNERHHCTVAGLKDSLMIRLEGYNWPGNVRELRNTIERAVILAGSGMLGIEHLPPHFGEPGFAPPPNRVAGVEAAVVAAAQAAQFEDGQRRLDESNSVRVEVGTTVDEAERQLILKTLVATHNNKTKAAEILGISSKTLQNKLKEYSNAAVTE
- a CDS encoding sensor histidine kinase codes for the protein MRLKTKLVLSATGLTFAIVLVLSALFLSELLRQRIEQTAAANDVLVHEVWLEMRKAVETGLRANPPVDRSDEALHRAVVDALRSETALMQVMNTIVRYSPTVQDVSVTDAHGLTLLSTDPDAVDQPAVFRFSLASVQNGPISRQMRVVFGKPRVLDISQSLERNGAPFLVVHVGVRSTFLKNAYEPWLLDALIFAALAALAAMLSAGLLANVALRPLESISARLESLTKAGGAIPERMLESRNTRSDAVVRVTKTLDRLGEQMRTQEAGYTALQANLNQMLDTLRDGVLLFTADRRAVMVSDAVAYFLGAPLNQDHEKLVGMRLEEIFAPDSVLGEAVLEAFAEGGQVSAQALTLEDGRQVQFSLDRISGQIDEELAGAGSVATLLTLRDMESVAQLGQELEVARRLAAIGRLTAGVGHEVKNPINAMVLHLELLRGKLAPGGAEAFGGAQRHVEILSGEMQRLDRVVQTLADFSRPMELHLKEQDLRQVVEVVMELTAAEMQENRVQVMVDGPREPLMVRVDAQLMQQALLNLLLNGMQAMPEGGAMVVRMRRDHQMAVVEVIDEGEGIPEELLPRIFELYFTTKPKGSGIGLAMTYRILQLHGGAMEVRSNADPGSVERGTTFTFRVPVASGVGGESRKAAGAVQKELGERV